CGAAGACGCGGTGCATTTCCACCAGACCTGCAAAAACTCGCTGGCGCCGTTCGGCGCGCACTTCCACCCGAAGTTCAAGAAATGGTGCGACGAATATTTTTTTCTCAAGCACCGCAACGAGCCGCGCGGCTCCGGGGGCATTTTCTTCGACGACTTGAGCGAACCGGACTTCGATACCTGTTTCGCCATCCAGCAAAGTGTGGCCAACCATTTTCTGCCCGCTTATGCGCCGGTTCTCGAACGCCGCAAGGATACGCCCTACGGCGAGCGGGAGCGCGATTTCCAGCTCTACCGGCGCGGGCGCTATGTCGAATTCAACCTGGTGATAGATCGCGGGACGATTTTCGGGCTGCAAAGCGGCGGTCGCACCGAATCCATCCTGCTGTCCATGCCGCCGCTGGTAAAATGGCGCTACAATTGGCAACCGGAGCAGGGAACGGCAGAAGCGGAATTGTATGAAAAATTCCTGGTGCCCAAAGACTGGGTATGAGTTGACGGGCGGTTTGGGGAGGTGGCAACCATGATTGAATTATTAAGGAGATTTTCAGTTGCGCTCCTGGCGCCCATGCTCTTTGTTGCTTCCCCTCACAGCAACGCGCAAGCCGTGGACTGCCGTTCCTGCCACGCTCCCGGCGGGGCTCCGGGGGCGGCGGATTTCAGCGCGATGTACGACAACCCAGAAATCCATCACCGTATCGGCATTCCCTTTCCCGCCGGCGCGCAGGGCTTCACGGTGCCGGACGGGCAGGATGTTGATGTCACGTTTTTCGACAGAAACCATAATGGCATACCCGATATGGACGAGGTGCAATTATTCGATTCGATTGCCGCCATGATGGTGATCGAATGCGCCACCTGT
Above is a window of candidate division KSB1 bacterium DNA encoding:
- the hemF gene encoding oxygen-dependent coproporphyrinogen oxidase — translated: MDSTAVRKFLIGLQDTIVARMEQIDGMKFIRDSWDRPEGGGGCCCILEGGNVLERGGVAFSHVMGDRLPPSATAHRPELAGSRWEAMGVSLVLHPRNPYAPATHMNVRMFMANKPGGKTAFWFGGGMDLTPYYGFNEDAVHFHQTCKNSLAPFGAHFHPKFKKWCDEYFFLKHRNEPRGSGGIFFDDLSEPDFDTCFAIQQSVANHFLPAYAPVLERRKDTPYGERERDFQLYRRGRYVEFNLVIDRGTIFGLQSGGRTESILLSMPPLVKWRYNWQPEQGTAEAELYEKFLVPKDWV